The following is a genomic window from Mycolicibacterium sp. TY81.
GTACTGGAGTTTTGAGCCAGGTCTTGGCGCACGAACTCAGTGGTCAACTGCCACTCCTTGGTATGCGATTTTGGGGATGCTTTTGGCACTGCCCATGGTCCCCCCATCGTTCCGCAGATTAGGCGTTGGGGTGGGCTACCGGCGAGTACGCGTTCGGATGCCTGTGATTGCCGCATCGACCCTGTACGGTCAGCTGATGATGACCAGCGCGGCTAGTGTGTCGCGGCTTCGCGCAGCCGCTTTGGTATCCGGGGCCCTGGCGATGGTCGGGATGATGATCGTCGGCTGCAGTAAGTCCGTCGAAGGCAGCTCCACGGTCGACCAGCCCGGCGCGGCGGCGTACCGCACCTCGGTGTCGCTGTCCGCGGCAGCGTCGGCCAGTTCCAGTTCGTCGAGCGCCTCCGCGGCGGCGACAGAGGCTGCGTGCCAGACGTTCGTCGACACCGGCAAACCGGCGATGCAGGCGGTCAACGCCTACGTCGACGCCGAGAACGCCGGTGGCACCGACGCCGCCAAGCTGCAGGCCGCGGTCGACGCACTGCACCATGCCGCGGACGCGGTGACCAAGAGCGCCACGACGGTGCAGTCCGACACCCTCAAGGCGGCGCTCGCCGGCTGGTCGGCGGCGGCCCAGGCGCTGGCGACGGCGATCAGCACCAACGCGTCGACCTCTGATTTCAATGCGGCGGTCGACTCGTTCAACAACGCCAAGTCGGCCACCGAGACCGCGTGCGGGTAACACGTGCGCTGATCTTGTCGATCAAAGATGTGTCTTGCGTCGAATGAATCGTCGTCGCGTGCGACTATTGGGTTCCACACACACGGGCTGCAAACAAGCAGGTTAGAGGAGGACACCGGTGGCCGCGGCGGACGCGCCGAACTACGCCCAGAGACTGGGCATTCACAAAGATCAGATCGTCCAGGAGCTGGGTTGGGACGAGGACACCGACGACGACATCCGCGCTGACATCGAAGATGCGTGCGGCGGAGAGCTTCTCGACGAGGATTCCGACGAAGTCGTGGACGTCGTGCTGCTGTGGTGGCGCGATGACGACGGCGACCTGGTGGACCGTCTGATGGACGCCATCACCCCGCTGGCCGACGACGGCGTGATCTGGGTGGCCACCCCGAAGACCGGCAAGAACGGCCACGTCCAGCCTGCCGAGATCGCCGAGTCGGCGCCGACCGCAGGGCTCGTCGTCACCTCGTCGGCCAACCTCGGGGACTGGATCGCCAGCCGCCTGGTGCAGCCCAAGTCGAAGGCCGCGGGCCGGCACTAGTGGTGGTCGGTGCCCTGGCGCCGCGGTCTCGTAGGTCTGACGTGCCCGGCTCTGTGCGGTGTTCGTGGGCCGCTGTCTGTTTGTGGGCCACCGTCTGTTTGTGGGCCACTGTCGCCGCGAGTGCAACCACACGGCGGAAAAGCGGCCTGATTTCCGCCACCACGTTGCATTCGCGGGTTGAGTCATGATCGAGGTCGGGTCCGTCGCGCCGGACTTCACTCTCAAAGACCAGCACGGTCGCGCCGTGACGCTGTCGGCGCTGCGCGGCCGGAATGTGCTGCTGGTGTTCTTCCCACTGGCGTTCACCCCGGTGTGTGCGGGGGAGCTCGGCGAGATTCAGGAAAACCTGGCCCGGTACCGCAATGATTCGGTGGAAACGCTGACCATCTCGGTCGGGCCGCCGGCCACTCACAAGGTGTGGGCGCGGGAATCGGGCTTCGAGTTCCCGATCCTGTGCGACTTCTGGCCGCACGGCGCGGTGTCCCAGCTGTACGGGGTTTTCAACGAGGTTTCGGGCTACCCGGACCGGGGCACATTCCTGGTCGACCGGGAGGGCATCGTGCGGTTCGCGGAGTGCACATCGCCCGGCGAGGCGCGGGACCAGCAGGTCTGGGTCGACGCCCTGGCGGCCTTGGACTGATTTTCCCTGACCCGCCATCGGCGTGTAGCGTGCCCGGGGCGGGGCGCGTAGCTCAGTGGTAGAGCTCTGGTTTTACACACCAGCGGTCGGCGGTTCGATACCGTCCGCGCCCACCAACTTTCCCCAGGTAGCGGCTTACTAGTCGACCGGGCTCATGTCGTCGGCACTCCACCGCACCGCGGTGACGGCAGGTGCCTTGATGACATCGGCGAGGGCCGCTTCGATGCGGTGGTCGTCTCGCTCGTCGGCGATGACGGTGGCCGTGATGCGGACTCCTTCGTCATCGGGTAAGTCGACGGCAGAGATGGAGCGCACCGTCAGGTTGGGGTGCGAGATGGCGTCGAAGATGAGGCTCCGGATGTGGAGTTCGGCGCTCGTCGCGCACCGCACCTCGAACCGGTATTCGGCGGAGGACTCTTCGGCGCCCGGGCGGCGGTGACGGTCCAGCGTGCGCCCGACCGGCCGCAGGAAGATGTTGGCGGCGATGACCGCGCAGCTGCCGATCACCGCGGGCAGCATCAGTCCACCGCCGGCCAGGGCGCCGATGGCGGCGGAGGCCCACAGGGTGGCCGCGGTGTTGAGCCCCGAGATCGTGGCGCCCTGCTGCATGATCACGCCGGCACCGAGGAAGCCGATGCCGGACGCCACCTGGGCGGCAACACGGGTTGGGTCGGCGTGTTCGCCTGCGAAGGTGTAGCCGCCCATGATCACGAACAGCGCGGAGCCGAGGCTCACCAGCGCGGTGGTGCGCAACCCGGCGTTGCGGGACCGCCACTGGCGTTCCAGCCCGATCGCCGCGCCCAGCCCGAGGCCGGCGCCGATCCGCAGCGCGATATCCAGTGTGTCGATCACCTTGTGCTCCTGTTGCTTTCGTGCGCCGGGGCGCGCTCTCGGCGCGTCCACGGCTGCGACGGCAGTAGGGGCGGATGATAGGGACGGTGTGCGAACTCAAGGTGAACGGCGGCCGACCCGCCGTTCACCTTGAGGCGCGGATATCGTTGAACCAGTGCGGATTTCGCGTTGCTGAGGTCCGCTGTGAGTTACCTCCCGATGTGCTGGGCGTCAGGCGGCGGCCTGCGACGTCGCCGCGGCCTTCTTGCCCTGGGTCTTCTTGCCGAACTTGGACTTCGGCTTCTTCGGGGCGGTCTGCTTCTCGGCCTTACTGCCGGTGTCCGACGTTCCAGCGCCGGCGTTCGTGTCGGTTGCCGCTCCGGTGGTGTCGGGTTTGGTGTCGGGTTTGGTACCGGAGTCGGTGTCGTGCTTCGTCGTCGAGACGGTGTCGGGTGTCGTTGAATCCTTGGGATCCGTCGGGTCTTTGGTGTCCTTGGGGTCGGTCACCGTTGGCTTGGCCGCTGTCGGCGCAAGCTTGATCGTGGGCTTGACCTTGGTGGTGGTGATCTTCGGTATTGCGGTGGCCTCGACGCCGGCTGCCGCCGTGGGCGTGGTCGTGTCGACCGCCGCGATTGCCGCGGGCTTGGTCGCGAGCGCGTTGGCAATGGTGTTCTGCGCGAAGGCGATTCCGTCGATGACGTTGGCGGCGCCGGTCTTGAGGCCCTGGACGACGAGCTTCACGCCGTCGACGACGGCTGTGACGAGATTGCCGATGTTGATGGGCAGTAGCGCCGCCACGACGTTCTGGGTGGCGATGATGGCCGAGGTCGCAAAAGCGTTGAATCCGCCGAGCAGACCGGTGCCGAGACCAATCAGCGCTACCGGGACTGCTTGCACCAGCGCCTGGTCCACGGCCAGCACGCGTTGGTCGCGCGCGATCATGGACACCAGAATCGGTCCGCCGATGACGGTCACCGCGCCGATCACTCCGGCTTCGACGGTGCCAAGCGCCCCGACGAAGTCGCGGGCCAGAACCTGCTGCGCGACGGTGGTCACGAGTCCCGGGATGGCGGCGATGGTCTGCCCGACGCCCTGGCCTGCTTTGACCAGGCCCGCACTGATTGTCACGAAGTCGGTGATCTGGTTGGCGACCCACTGCTTGAACGCGGGGAATTCCAGGATGTCGGCGATGGTGGCGGTCAGCTGGATGTCGGGTACCTGGATGTGCGGCACCTGGACGCTGTGGACGATCGGTGCCGGCAGGGCACTCAATGCTGGTGGCGGGGGAGCGGAGACGATGACGCCCGCGGCCATGACAGCGGCGGCGGTGGGCAGGCTCAGACGGGCGGTGAGTGTATGCATGTGAAAGCTCCTGACCGAGAGTGGAACCCAAGCAATATTGACGGTATCGACAAAATTGTCTCGGTGCTGGGCAATCGCAATGTTCGTGCCGGGATCCGGCCGCGCTCAGTGCTGCGGGCGGTGCTCGTCGGGGTGGAAGCTGCCGGGTGCCATTTTCGGGGCCTCGGGTTCGGCCGACAGAGTGCGGCGCAGGCGCTGGCCCAGTTCGTGGTTCTGCACGGGCTTGCCGACGTGCGGAACGAGCGCGCGGGCAATGGCCTGTAGTGCGGGCTCGCGCGGCGGGATGGGATAGAAGTGGTCGCCGATGACCAGCCAGCCGTTGCCGCCGGAGGCGGCGCCACCAATCAGCTTGCCGACCAGATCTGGCAGGTGGAGGTCCGCGGGTGTGACGTGCAACT
Proteins encoded in this region:
- a CDS encoding DUF3052 domain-containing protein codes for the protein MAAADAPNYAQRLGIHKDQIVQELGWDEDTDDDIRADIEDACGGELLDEDSDEVVDVVLLWWRDDDGDLVDRLMDAITPLADDGVIWVATPKTGKNGHVQPAEIAESAPTAGLVVTSSANLGDWIASRLVQPKSKAAGRH
- a CDS encoding peroxiredoxin; the encoded protein is MIEVGSVAPDFTLKDQHGRAVTLSALRGRNVLLVFFPLAFTPVCAGELGEIQENLARYRNDSVETLTISVGPPATHKVWARESGFEFPILCDFWPHGAVSQLYGVFNEVSGYPDRGTFLVDREGIVRFAECTSPGEARDQQVWVDALAALD
- a CDS encoding MgtC/SapB family protein, whose product is MDTLDIALRIGAGLGLGAAIGLERQWRSRNAGLRTTALVSLGSALFVIMGGYTFAGEHADPTRVAAQVASGIGFLGAGVIMQQGATISGLNTAATLWASAAIGALAGGGLMLPAVIGSCAVIAANIFLRPVGRTLDRHRRPGAEESSAEYRFEVRCATSAELHIRSLIFDAISHPNLTVRSISAVDLPDDEGVRITATVIADERDDHRIEAALADVIKAPAVTAVRWSADDMSPVD